Proteins encoded in a region of the Elaeis guineensis isolate ETL-2024a chromosome 7, EG11, whole genome shotgun sequence genome:
- the LOC140859347 gene encoding WAT1-related protein At1g21890-like codes for MEDRGLSVAIEGYKPEIQRLCFTKLRSDGWESGAVALVTEHDAKPWLIGFGLRLLTAAYSKQTKLMLAIMFLCSEILAIELILMQGIMCSGIAYNIQGMVMKERGPVFVTAFNPLISSGIESGYTNLSEIDRVVGATIIVIGFYSLKWGKRKDYLTHSSDDDEKKGAFELPFSATDAMKSNSADHATVAEIPSAKSP; via the exons ATGGAGGACAGAGGCCTTAGTGTTGCTATAGAGGGGTACAAGCCAGAAATTCAA AGATTGTGTTTTACAAAACTTAGAAGTGATGGATGGGAAAGTGGTGCAGTTGCTCTCGTAACGGAGCATGATGCCAAGCCATGGTTGATAGGATTTGGCCTGAGACTCCTTACGGCTGCTTACTCC AAACAGACTAAACTTATGCTAGCAATTATGTTCTTGTGCTCAGAGATTTTAGCAATTGAACTGATTCTAATGCAAGGAATAATGTGCTCTGGGATCGCATACAATATTCAAGGAATGGTGATGAAGGAAAGGGGCCCTGTCTTCGTGACTGCATTTAACCCTCTTAT CTCTAGTGGTATAGAGTCTGGTTATACTAACCTCTCTGAAATTGATAGGGTGGTTGGAGCAACTATCATAGTTATTGGTTTCTACTCTCTGAAATGGGGTAAGAGAAAGGATTACTTGACCCATTCTTCAGATGATGATGAGAAGAAAGGGGCGTTCGAGCTACCATTTTCTGCGACCGATGCAATGAAATCTAATTCTGCTGATCATGCCACTGTTGCAGAGATTCCATCTGCAAAGAGTCCTTGA
- the LOC105048703 gene encoding ethylene-responsive transcription factor ERF039-like, whose translation MVKSSSSSSSRVLHTPNSPIPLPKKPTTTTNLQPKVEGIRKRPYKGVRMRSWGSWVSEIRSPYQKTRIWLGSYSTPEAAARAYDAALLCLKGSSAALNFPTSLPYHPPDHTTTIMSPKSIQRVAAAAANAATPTTSTPCPAISPSPFPPSPSSSPSSPSDTTEDSPSSTTTTTRRSCMVSAMEEDSWIDFGALQLPIFVDQLINPSISPWEELDEEVDFKLWSFC comes from the coding sequence ATGGTGAAgagtagcagcagcagcagcagcagagtCCTTCACACTCCCAACTCTCCCATCCCACTCCCCAAGAagcccaccaccaccaccaaccTCCAGCCAAAGGTGGAAGGTATTAGGAAGAGGCCATACAAGGGAGTGAGGATGAGGAGCTGGGGTTCCTGGGTCTCAGAGATAAGGTCACCCTACCAGAAGACCCGGATCTGGCTGGGCTCCTACTCCACCCCTGAGGCCGCTGCCAGGGCCTACGACGCCGCCCTCCTCTGCCTCAAGGGCTCGTCGGCCGCCCTCAACTTCCCCACCTCCCTCCCCTACCACCCTCCCGATCATACTACTACTATCATGTCCCCAAAGTCCATCCAGAGAGTCGCTGCCGCCGCTGCCAACGCCGCCACCCCCACCACCTCCACGCCCTGCCCTGCGATCTCCCCATCGCCTTTTCCTCCCTCCCCTTCATCATCTCCATCTTCGCCATCCGATACCACCGAAGATTCTCCATCATCCACCACGACGACGACGAGGAGGAGCTGCATGGTGAGCGCCATGGAAGAGGACTCGTGGATCGACTTCGGAGCACTCCAGTTACCCATATTTGTGGATCAACTCATCAACCCATCGATCTCTCCATGGGAGGAGTTGGATGAGGAGGTAGACTTCAAACTATGGAGCTTCTGCTAG